A DNA window from Thiothrix subterranea contains the following coding sequences:
- the prpF gene encoding 2-methylaconitate cis-trans isomerase PrpF, with protein MSHVPQIKIPATYMRGGTSKGVFFKLTDLPEAAQVPGAARDAILLRVIGSPDPYGKQTDGMGGATSSTSKTVILAKSEQPDHDVDYLFGQVAIDKAFVDWSGNCGNLTAAVGSFAINNGLVDAERLPQNGIAVVRIWQKNIQKTIIANVPMTNGEVQETGDFELDGVTFPAAEVQVEFISPVDATDAMFPTGNLVDELEVPGVGTFQATMINAGIPTVFLNAADIGYTGCELQDAINGDAKALAMFETIRAYGAVKMGLITDVAEAAGRQHTPKVAFVGKPEAYVSSSGKQINATDIDLNVRALSMGKLHHAMMGTAAVAIGTAAAIPGTLVNLAAGGGDRSVVTFGHPSGTLKVGAAASATNGDWKVEKVVMSRSARVLMEGWVRIPGDCF; from the coding sequence GTGTCCCACGTCCCTCAAATCAAAATCCCCGCCACGTACATGCGTGGCGGCACATCGAAAGGTGTGTTTTTCAAGCTGACCGACTTGCCGGAAGCGGCGCAAGTCCCCGGCGCTGCACGGGATGCAATCCTATTGCGCGTGATCGGCAGTCCCGACCCTTACGGCAAGCAAACCGACGGCATGGGTGGCGCGACTTCCAGCACCAGCAAAACCGTGATTCTGGCGAAAAGCGAGCAACCCGACCACGACGTGGATTACCTGTTTGGGCAGGTTGCCATCGACAAGGCGTTCGTGGACTGGAGCGGCAACTGCGGCAACCTGACTGCTGCGGTTGGCTCTTTCGCCATCAATAACGGCTTGGTCGATGCCGAACGCTTACCGCAAAACGGCATTGCCGTGGTACGCATCTGGCAGAAAAACATCCAGAAAACCATTATCGCCAATGTGCCAATGACCAATGGCGAAGTGCAAGAAACCGGCGATTTCGAGCTGGATGGCGTGACCTTCCCGGCGGCAGAAGTGCAGGTGGAATTCATCAGCCCGGTGGATGCCACTGACGCGATGTTCCCCACTGGCAATCTGGTGGATGAGCTAGAAGTACCGGGTGTGGGTACGTTCCAAGCCACCATGATCAATGCCGGAATCCCCACCGTGTTTTTGAATGCGGCAGATATTGGTTACACCGGCTGTGAATTGCAAGACGCTATCAACGGCGATGCCAAAGCGCTGGCGATGTTTGAAACCATCCGTGCTTACGGTGCGGTGAAAATGGGTTTGATTACGGATGTCGCGGAAGCGGCAGGTCGTCAGCACACGCCTAAAGTCGCGTTTGTTGGCAAGCCCGAAGCTTACGTGTCATCCAGCGGCAAACAGATTAATGCGACCGACATTGATTTGAACGTTCGCGCTTTGTCGATGGGCAAATTGCACCACGCGATGATGGGTACGGCGGCGGTAGCAATTGGTACAGCCGCTGCGATTCCCGGCACCTTGGTCAACCTCGCCGCTGGCGGTGGTGATCGCAGTGTCGTGACCTTCGGACACCCTTCCGGTACGTTGAAAGTGGGTGCGGCTGCTAGCGCAACCAACGGCGATTGGAAAGTAGAAAAAGTCGTGATGAGCCGCAGTGCGCGGGTGTTGATGGAAGGCTGGGTACGCATTCCCGGTGATTGCTTCTAG